The following nucleotide sequence is from Planctomycetia bacterium.
CAGGTCGTCTTCGGAGAGCGTCTTACCGAACTTCGTCGGCATCACACCCTTTTCGAAGTCGCCGGGAGCTATGAAGGCGTCCGGGTCAAGAATCGACTCACGGATGTACTCCTTTGCAGTCGTCCTCGGCTTACGGGTGCCGGCTGCCATGCCGAGCTTCGACAGGTCCGGGCCGACTTCGCCATCGGCACCCGGCACACCGGGGATGACATGACAATTTCCGCAGCCGCCCCGGTTGATGATGGCGATGACTTCGCGTGGAGCGGCTGGTGGTTGCTCCTTCTTGGGTTCGTCTCCCGCTTCGGACGAGGAGCGAAGGATGGCAAGCACAACAACCACCAAAACGAGACCAATCGACACAACAAAACGACTTTCCATCCTCGCCTCGCTCCCTTGTCGATTGGCTGTGGGGTTTGTCGGAGTTCGTTCAAGTCATTCGCTTAAACTCATACAGGATGTGCGGTTAGCAAACCGCTATTGTATCCATTTTTTCGTTCTGGTTCAAAGTGCTCGTAATGCTCTTCCCGAGGTCTCGAATTCGGGGAGACGGGCCGCCGGAAAAGTGAGGGGAACCCTCCGAAATGCAGATTCACATGGCGTTTTTCCGATTCCAGCATCTGCTCTTCCGCAAGCAGCTAGCCGGTGTCGAATGGGAGACGGTACAATGCTGGGCGTCGCGTGCGGTGGTACGTCGGCAGTTTTTCCACACAGGGATGGTCAGGTTATGTCCTGATGGCGCAACGGCTTTGGTACGTCCGAAATTGTTCCCTGTTCCAGCGGCTGACTGCAGAGCAACTCGGCAGCCTTGAGCAGCGTGCGCGCATTCGCGAATTCCCGCGAAACAGTGCCATCTATCTGCCGTCCGATACCGCCGATGGGGCTTTCTTGCTGGCACAGGGCCGTGTTCGCATCTGTTCGACCACCCCGGACGGCAAACAGGCGATCCTGGCCTTCGTCGAACCGGGGGAACTGTTTGGAGAGCTGGCGCTCATTCAGACGGGAGAGCGAGAGGAGCGAGCTGAAGCGGCGACGGACTCGACGGTCGTTCTCCTTCCAGGCGATGAATTGCGGCGTCTGATGGAGACTTTTGCAGAAGTCTCGCTGGGGGTGACGAAGCTCATCGGCCTTCGCCGCAAGCGGGTT
It contains:
- a CDS encoding Crp/Fnr family transcriptional regulator; amino-acid sequence: MAQRLWYVRNCSLFQRLTAEQLGSLEQRARIREFPRNSAIYLPSDTADGAFLLAQGRVRICSTTPDGKQAILAFVEPGELFGELALIQTGEREERAEAATDSTVVLLPGDELRRLMETFAEVSLGVTKLIGLRRKRVERRLRSLLFRSNRDRLAHLLLELVEQYGRTLPEGVLLDIKLSHQELSSIIGATRETVTALLGEMQLDGLLKVSRQKIVVRDLRRLAADQGTPVPRVSAATSSAEMSRQFQLRSLKAPDTTDP